From the Verrucomicrobiota bacterium genome, one window contains:
- a CDS encoding type II toxin-antitoxin system HicA family toxin, with product MKRRDLLEQLEGAACVLLRHGGKHDIYHNPKTGRSQPVPRHREINERLAKRIIKDLTKPEEA from the coding sequence GTGAAACGACGCGACCTCCTCGAGCAGTTGGAGGGTGCGGCTTGTGTTCTTCTTCGACATGGTGGCAAGCACGACATTTACCACAATCCGAAAACTGGTCGGTCGCAGCCAGTTCCGAGACATCGGGAGATCAACGAACGGCTGGCAAAAAGGATCATCAAGGATTTGACCAAACCGGAGGAAGCTTGA
- a CDS encoding type II toxin-antitoxin system HicB family antitoxin, which produces MKTRITYWKEPDGRYLGYLNDYPEHWTQGDGLDDLKEHLRDLFQTFTSEEIPGIRKEEELEVA; this is translated from the coding sequence ATGAAAACGAGGATCACGTATTGGAAAGAGCCTGACGGCCGGTATCTTGGATACCTCAATGACTATCCGGAGCACTGGACGCAGGGCGACGGCTTGGACGATCTGAAGGAGCATCTTCGAGATCTGTTCCAGACCTTCACGTCCGAGGAAATACCCGGCATTAGAAAGGAAGAAGAGTTGGAGGTTGCGTGA